The following proteins come from a genomic window of Sphaerisporangium rubeum:
- a CDS encoding sugar ABC transporter permease has product MAGGTGRPRTPRWAPYLLISPTVLLIAIFLVYPIGSVLYYSLQHYNLTRPWSDGFAGLDNFRRMLLEDPLFWSSLGFTAKWVVVEIALQLVFGMALALIVNETFIGRGLARSLVFSPWAVSGVLTTGIWILLYNPTTGIVRYLGAPEAAVLGNPDTVFGAIVVTELWRGVPFFAILLLAGLQGVPGELYEAAAVDGAGRVRRFLHVTLPHLRDAIVLATLLRAVWEFNNVDLIYTLTGGGPAQVTTTLPLYVAQRAIDAKDFGYGSALTTAGFVILLFFSLVYLRLSRFGADHKA; this is encoded by the coding sequence GTGGCTGGAGGAACCGGACGACCCCGGACGCCGCGCTGGGCTCCGTACCTGCTGATCTCCCCGACCGTGCTGCTGATCGCGATCTTCCTCGTGTACCCCATCGGCAGCGTCCTGTACTACAGCTTGCAGCACTACAACCTGACCCGGCCATGGTCGGACGGCTTCGCCGGCCTGGACAACTTCCGGCGCATGCTGCTGGAGGACCCGCTGTTCTGGTCCAGCCTGGGTTTCACCGCCAAGTGGGTGGTCGTCGAGATCGCGCTGCAACTGGTGTTCGGCATGGCGCTCGCGTTGATCGTCAATGAAACATTCATCGGCAGAGGCCTGGCCAGGTCCCTGGTCTTCTCGCCGTGGGCCGTCTCCGGGGTGCTCACCACCGGCATCTGGATCCTGCTCTACAACCCCACCACCGGCATCGTCCGCTACCTCGGCGCGCCGGAGGCCGCGGTGCTCGGCAACCCCGACACCGTGTTCGGCGCCATCGTCGTCACCGAGCTGTGGCGCGGTGTGCCGTTCTTCGCGATCCTGCTGCTCGCCGGCCTGCAAGGCGTCCCCGGCGAGCTGTACGAGGCCGCCGCGGTGGACGGCGCCGGCCGCGTGCGGCGGTTCCTGCACGTCACGCTGCCTCACCTGCGCGACGCGATCGTCCTCGCCACGCTGCTGCGCGCGGTGTGGGAGTTCAACAACGTCGACCTGATCTACACGCTGACCGGCGGCGGCCCCGCGCAGGTGACCACCACGCTCCCGCTGTACGTCGCGCAGCGTGCCATCGACGCCAAGGACTTCGGGTACGGCTCGGCGCTGACCACCGCCGGGTTCGTGATCCTGCTGTTCTTCTCGCTGGTGTACCTGCGGCTGAGCCGGTTCGGCGCGGACCACAAGGCATGA
- a CDS encoding IclR family transcriptional regulator domain-containing protein, with protein sequence MVREGSSIDKALAVLEAIAEHHRVTDIAAATGVSKSTVHRVLQSLVEWGFARQDGTGGYEPGPRILTLAGKVMSRFDPARQADAALRALHESTGYTTHFAIRGGDEAVYVAKLEGRRPYQMPSRVGMSLRLHCTAIGKAILAELPDAEVRAICARTGLPGHTPNTRTTVDDLLAHLKDVRAAGHAVDDEENEPGVRCVGAAVFDHTGAVLGGISISTLAMDMSRAALADLAPSVVAAAREVSLALGAPPAVQRASQPPSTART encoded by the coding sequence GTGGTCAGGGAAGGCAGCTCCATCGACAAGGCGCTCGCGGTGCTGGAGGCGATCGCCGAGCACCACCGGGTGACCGACATCGCCGCGGCGACCGGCGTCTCCAAGTCGACCGTCCACCGCGTCCTGCAGTCCCTCGTCGAGTGGGGATTCGCGCGGCAGGACGGCACCGGTGGTTACGAACCCGGCCCCCGCATCCTCACCCTCGCCGGCAAGGTCATGAGCCGGTTCGACCCGGCGCGCCAGGCCGACGCCGCGCTGCGCGCGCTGCACGAGAGCACCGGGTACACCACCCACTTCGCGATCCGCGGCGGCGACGAGGCCGTGTACGTCGCCAAGCTGGAGGGCCGCAGGCCCTACCAGATGCCGTCGCGGGTCGGCATGAGCCTGCGCCTGCACTGCACGGCCATCGGCAAGGCCATACTCGCCGAGCTCCCCGACGCCGAGGTCCGCGCCATCTGCGCACGCACCGGCCTGCCGGGCCACACCCCGAACACCCGCACCACCGTCGACGACCTGCTGGCCCACCTGAAGGACGTCCGCGCCGCCGGCCACGCCGTGGACGACGAGGAGAACGAGCCAGGCGTCCGCTGCGTCGGCGCCGCCGTCTTCGACCACACCGGCGCCGTGCTCGGCGGCATCTCCATCTCCACCCTCGCCATGGACATGAGCCGCGCCGCCTTGGCGGACCTCGCACCGTCCGTCGTCGCCGCGGCGCGCGAGGTGTCCCTGGCCCTCGGCGCGCCTCCGGCCGTTCAGCGGGCCAGCCAGCCGCCGTCCACGGCCAGGACGTGA
- a CDS encoding IclR family transcriptional regulator, whose translation MAEQGTTVPHVKSAVRTVELLDFFAQYPGLHSLSDLQGKLGYPKSSLHALLRTLVGLGWIETDVTGTLYRIGMRALLVGATYIDGDPVVQIARDALDWLAETTGETVHLARLDHFDVVYLATRASRHYLRPFTRVGRRLPASTTSLGKAILATRDDAEVSRMLPSELPRLTKNTIVDQGQLMADLRRVRKRGYAVDREENTEGLRCFGAALDIAYPPRDALSVSVPVPRLTAGRDKEIAACLIEARDRIEVAARGVRRTY comes from the coding sequence ATGGCCGAGCAGGGAACCACCGTGCCGCACGTCAAGTCCGCCGTGCGGACCGTCGAGCTGCTCGACTTCTTCGCGCAGTACCCCGGCCTGCACAGCCTGTCCGACCTCCAGGGCAAGCTCGGCTACCCCAAGAGCAGCCTGCACGCGCTGCTGCGCACCCTGGTCGGCCTCGGCTGGATCGAGACCGACGTCACTGGCACGCTGTACCGCATCGGCATGCGCGCGCTGCTCGTCGGCGCCACCTACATCGACGGCGACCCGGTCGTCCAGATCGCCAGGGACGCGCTCGACTGGCTGGCCGAGACGACGGGGGAGACCGTCCACCTGGCCCGCCTGGACCATTTCGACGTCGTCTATCTCGCGACCCGCGCCTCGCGGCACTACCTGCGGCCGTTCACCCGGGTCGGCCGCCGCCTGCCGGCGTCCACCACCTCGCTCGGCAAGGCGATCCTCGCCACCCGCGACGACGCCGAGGTGAGCCGCATGCTCCCCTCGGAGCTGCCGAGGCTCACCAAGAACACCATCGTGGACCAGGGCCAGCTGATGGCGGACCTGCGGCGGGTGCGCAAGCGCGGGTACGCCGTCGACCGTGAGGAGAACACCGAGGGGCTGCGCTGCTTCGGCGCGGCCCTGGACATCGCCTACCCGCCGCGGGACGCGCTGAGCGTCTCGGTGCCGGTGCCACGGCTGACGGCGGGCCGCGACAAGGAGATCGCGGCCTGCCTGATCGAGGCCCGCGACCGCATCGAGGTGGCGGCCCGAGGGGTGCGGCGCACGTACTGA
- a CDS encoding 5-dehydro-4-deoxyglucarate dehydratase translates to MTVLADKAGGPLFFPVTPCDPRERLNLDAFRAHVREGVAAGCAGVFACCGTGEFPALGLDDYAACVEAAVEETAGRVPVIAGTGYGTSLALTFAAAAEKAGADGLLALPPYLVHADQEGLRRHYENLADGTALPVILYQRDNAVFEPDTVVALARHPGVVGLKDGHGDLDLMQRIISAVRSQDGELLYFNGLPTAEMSALAYRGLGVTLYSSAVFCFLPAVAVRFHRALVDGDDATCARLIDGFYRPFVELRRQGSGYAVSLVKAGARLRGLDAGPVRAPLCEPAPEHVKRLGELIERGLALVEEP, encoded by the coding sequence ATGACAGTGCTGGCGGACAAGGCAGGCGGGCCGCTCTTCTTCCCCGTCACTCCCTGCGACCCGCGTGAGCGGCTCAACCTGGACGCCTTCCGCGCGCACGTCCGCGAGGGGGTCGCCGCGGGATGCGCCGGCGTGTTCGCCTGCTGCGGGACCGGCGAGTTCCCGGCCCTCGGCCTGGACGACTACGCCGCCTGTGTCGAGGCCGCCGTCGAGGAGACGGCCGGCCGGGTGCCGGTGATCGCCGGCACCGGGTACGGCACCTCGCTGGCCCTGACGTTCGCCGCCGCCGCCGAGAAGGCCGGCGCCGACGGGCTGCTCGCGCTGCCGCCGTACCTCGTGCACGCCGACCAGGAGGGCCTGCGGCGGCACTACGAGAACCTCGCCGACGGCACCGCGCTGCCGGTGATCCTCTACCAGCGCGACAACGCCGTGTTCGAGCCGGACACCGTGGTCGCGCTCGCGCGGCACCCCGGCGTCGTCGGCCTCAAGGACGGCCACGGCGACCTGGACCTGATGCAGCGCATCATCAGCGCCGTGCGCTCACAGGACGGCGAGCTGCTGTACTTCAACGGCCTGCCGACCGCCGAGATGTCCGCGCTCGCCTACCGCGGGCTCGGCGTCACGCTCTACTCCTCGGCGGTGTTCTGCTTCCTGCCGGCCGTCGCGGTCCGGTTCCACCGCGCGCTCGTCGACGGCGACGACGCCACTTGCGCGCGGCTCATCGACGGGTTCTACCGGCCGTTCGTCGAGCTGCGCCGCCAAGGCAGCGGGTACGCCGTGTCCCTGGTCAAGGCCGGCGCGCGGCTGCGCGGCCTGGACGCGGGCCCGGTGCGCGCGCCGCTGTGCGAACCGGCCCCCGAGCACGTCAAACGACTCGGCGAGCTGATCGAGCGAGGGCTCGCGCTCGTCGAGGAGCCCTGA
- a CDS encoding enolase C-terminal domain-like protein, with translation MAVIERVTVTVFTTVTRSVVDGHGHRHPGPPREVREALLEITDSDGATGRCLSTPETLRQSMIDAHVRPVLLGRDAVDRERLWHDLARRQRGAHGHLTDRLLSTVDQALWDLLGHRTGLPVWRLLGGARSSVPAYASTMCGDDIPGGLATPADYADFCKDLVARGYRGIKLHTWMPPMPHGVALDIEACAAVRDAVGPDVALMLDANHWYSRTEALRLGRALDELGFAWLEEPMEEASVRSYKWLADQIATPVLGPETSWGKHMARAEWIAAEACDILRVGVVGSGGIIPAVKAVHTAESFGMGCEIHGNGSGALAVIGATLCGEWYERGLLHPHSDYDSPPPHLRSVVDPLDATGNVVMPDRPGLGDDLDEDHIAAHTVVTW, from the coding sequence ATGGCCGTCATCGAACGCGTCACCGTCACGGTGTTCACCACCGTCACGCGGTCCGTGGTGGACGGGCACGGACACCGGCACCCGGGGCCGCCACGTGAGGTGCGCGAGGCCCTGCTGGAGATCACCGACAGCGACGGCGCGACCGGACGGTGCCTGAGCACGCCGGAGACGCTGCGCCAGAGCATGATCGACGCGCACGTGCGTCCGGTGCTGCTCGGCCGGGACGCCGTGGACCGTGAGCGCCTGTGGCACGACCTGGCCCGCCGGCAGCGCGGCGCGCACGGCCACCTCACCGACCGCCTGCTCAGCACCGTCGACCAGGCCCTGTGGGACCTTCTCGGCCACCGGACGGGCCTGCCGGTGTGGCGGCTGCTCGGCGGTGCACGCTCCTCGGTCCCCGCGTACGCCAGCACCATGTGCGGCGACGACATCCCCGGCGGTCTCGCCACCCCGGCCGACTACGCCGATTTCTGCAAGGACCTCGTCGCGCGGGGCTACCGCGGCATCAAGCTGCACACCTGGATGCCGCCGATGCCGCACGGCGTCGCGCTCGACATCGAGGCGTGCGCCGCCGTACGCGACGCGGTCGGCCCGGACGTCGCGCTGATGCTCGACGCCAACCACTGGTACAGCCGCACCGAGGCGCTGCGTCTCGGCCGCGCGCTGGACGAGCTCGGCTTCGCCTGGCTGGAGGAGCCGATGGAGGAGGCGTCGGTGCGGTCGTACAAGTGGCTGGCCGACCAGATCGCGACGCCGGTGCTCGGCCCGGAGACCTCGTGGGGCAAGCACATGGCGCGGGCCGAGTGGATCGCCGCCGAGGCGTGCGACATCCTGCGGGTCGGGGTCGTCGGGTCCGGCGGCATCATCCCCGCGGTGAAGGCGGTGCACACGGCCGAGTCGTTCGGCATGGGCTGCGAGATCCACGGCAACGGCTCAGGCGCGCTCGCCGTGATCGGGGCCACGCTGTGCGGCGAGTGGTACGAGCGGGGCCTGCTGCACCCCCACTCCGACTACGACTCCCCGCCGCCGCACCTGCGGTCCGTCGTCGACCCCCTCGACGCGACGGGGAACGTCGTGATGCCGGACAGACCGGGCCTCGGTGACGATCTTGACGAGGACCACATCGCGGCCCATACGGTGGTCACATGGTGA
- a CDS encoding ABC transporter substrate-binding protein, with amino-acid sequence MRSIAKATTAAVAVLTLSVAATACGSGSGEPGTSAAPTTITFWDNNGGVRTPIYTELIKRFEKANPTIKVEYVGIPIASVQQKYDTAVAGGDTPDVGGVTTSYLAGLVGQQALEPADGWLSSSGMSGKLLGSMLTSVKNTAADGKTYMVPATSNLDVVWYQKDKLSAAGVEAPKTWDEFFAAVPKLTKAPDQYGWTIRGGAGSIFQLLAEAYAYSGVPQFFDASGKSTVNDPKNVELVTKIAELFKKDTPEADVTNDFPKMVAQFTSGKVAMMHHNLGSYNDHVKAFGADKVDAFPLPVGASGKRTVVANPVDGFAVFKNSEHKEAAWKFVEFLVSKESNSYWNQQTGQIPANTEAQGDSWLGERPYLKNAADVLADPGTVVVAPPYHLPQFSSITKADTEPLFQKVLLKQMTPQEFLDTLAGKLTEAQAEWKKANPN; translated from the coding sequence ATGAGAAGCATCGCCAAGGCCACGACGGCCGCCGTCGCCGTCCTCACGCTGTCCGTGGCCGCCACCGCCTGCGGATCCGGCTCGGGGGAACCCGGCACGAGCGCGGCCCCCACCACCATCACCTTCTGGGACAACAACGGCGGTGTGCGCACACCGATCTACACCGAGCTCATCAAGCGGTTCGAGAAGGCCAACCCGACCATCAAGGTCGAGTACGTCGGCATCCCGATCGCCTCGGTGCAGCAGAAGTACGACACCGCCGTCGCCGGCGGCGACACGCCTGACGTCGGCGGCGTCACCACCAGCTACCTCGCCGGCCTGGTCGGCCAGCAGGCACTCGAACCCGCCGACGGATGGCTGTCGTCCAGCGGCATGTCAGGCAAGCTGCTCGGCAGCATGCTGACCTCGGTGAAGAACACCGCCGCCGACGGCAAGACGTACATGGTGCCGGCCACCTCCAACCTGGACGTCGTGTGGTACCAGAAGGACAAGCTGTCCGCCGCCGGCGTCGAGGCGCCGAAGACGTGGGACGAGTTCTTCGCCGCCGTGCCGAAACTCACCAAGGCCCCCGACCAGTACGGCTGGACCATCCGCGGCGGCGCCGGGTCGATCTTCCAGTTGCTCGCCGAGGCGTACGCCTACTCCGGCGTCCCCCAGTTCTTCGACGCCTCAGGCAAGAGCACGGTGAACGATCCCAAGAACGTCGAACTGGTCACCAAGATCGCCGAGCTGTTCAAGAAGGACACCCCCGAAGCGGACGTCACCAACGACTTCCCCAAGATGGTGGCGCAGTTCACCAGCGGCAAGGTCGCGATGATGCACCACAACCTCGGCTCCTACAACGACCACGTCAAGGCGTTCGGCGCGGACAAGGTGGACGCGTTCCCGCTGCCGGTCGGCGCGTCCGGCAAGCGCACCGTCGTGGCCAACCCCGTGGACGGCTTCGCGGTGTTCAAGAACAGCGAGCACAAGGAGGCCGCGTGGAAGTTCGTGGAGTTCCTGGTCTCCAAGGAGAGCAACAGCTACTGGAACCAGCAGACCGGTCAGATCCCGGCCAACACCGAGGCGCAGGGTGACTCCTGGCTGGGGGAGCGGCCGTACCTGAAGAACGCGGCGGACGTGCTCGCCGACCCCGGCACCGTGGTCGTCGCGCCGCCGTACCACCTGCCGCAGTTCTCCTCGATCACCAAGGCCGACACCGAGCCGCTGTTCCAGAAGGTGCTGCTCAAGCAGATGACGCCGCAGGAGTTCCTGGACACCTTGGCCGGCAAGCTCACCGAGGCGCAGGCGGAGTGGAAGAAGGCCAACCCCAACTGA
- a CDS encoding sugar kinase: MDVVVIGEPLVEFSASVPLTEADTFHLSFSGDALNAAVAAAAAGAHTALVTLVGDDEFGERLIAFARGHGVDTTWMTRGPGSTGAYAVGADPSGERAFAYLRAGSAASRMGPADLARVPLAQASVLVAGGITAALSPSCAQAVRYAAETVGGAGGTVVYDPNFRSRLTTPPAATRFLTDLAPHVDLLTPSCPGDSLPLLATADPREAALACLRLGARAAAVTRGPDGVLLASPDGFEHVPAVPATHIVDQTGAGDAFTGVLAARLAGGDRLPDAVRAGTAAAAISLTGRGGTGTVATAEQIDRLLAASPRP, from the coding sequence GTGGACGTGGTGGTGATCGGCGAACCGCTGGTGGAGTTCTCGGCGTCCGTGCCGCTGACCGAGGCGGACACCTTCCACTTGTCGTTCTCCGGCGACGCGCTCAACGCCGCCGTGGCGGCCGCCGCCGCGGGGGCCCACACCGCGCTGGTGACCCTGGTGGGGGACGACGAGTTCGGCGAGCGGCTGATCGCGTTCGCGCGGGGCCACGGCGTCGACACCACCTGGATGACCCGCGGCCCCGGCTCCACCGGCGCGTATGCCGTCGGCGCGGACCCGAGCGGCGAGCGCGCGTTCGCGTACCTGCGCGCCGGCAGCGCCGCCTCCCGCATGGGGCCCGCCGACCTGGCGCGCGTGCCGCTGGCGCAGGCGTCGGTGCTGGTGGCAGGCGGCATCACCGCCGCGTTGTCCCCCTCGTGCGCGCAGGCCGTGCGGTACGCCGCCGAGACCGTCGGCGGCGCCGGAGGCACGGTCGTGTACGACCCCAACTTCCGGTCGCGGCTCACCACACCGCCGGCCGCGACCCGCTTCCTCACCGACCTCGCGCCGCACGTGGACCTGCTGACACCGTCGTGCCCCGGCGACAGCCTGCCGCTGCTCGCCACCGCCGACCCCCGCGAGGCGGCCCTGGCGTGCCTGCGCCTCGGGGCCCGCGCCGCCGCCGTCACCCGCGGCCCCGACGGCGTGCTGCTCGCCTCACCGGACGGCTTTGAGCACGTCCCCGCCGTCCCGGCCACGCACATCGTGGACCAGACCGGCGCCGGCGACGCGTTCACCGGCGTGCTCGCGGCGAGGCTCGCCGGAGGCGACCGCCTGCCGGACGCCGTACGAGCAGGCACCGCGGCCGCCGCCATCAGCCTCACCGGCCGCGGCGGCACCGGCACGGTCGCCACCGCCGAGCAGATCGACCGCCTCCTCGCCGCCTCCCCGCGGCCCTGA
- a CDS encoding SDR family oxidoreductase, with product MTTGTPDISGSRTTEPVRAAGALGPAPATPTTTGEPRERDMFSLAGRTALVTGSRTGIGRAVAVGLARAGADVILHGHHDDLDEVEAEVRKAGRHAWRWIHDLSDTEGLPEAAATLLERHRIDILVNNAGVIRRTPAEAHSYADWRDVLTVNLDAVFLLTKAVATPMLDRRTGKIIMIASMLSFQGGVNVPGYTAAKHAVAGLTRALACEWAARNVQVNAIAPGYIATANTEALRADPDREPAIRARIPAGRWGTPDDLAGAAVFLASPAASYVNGHVLAVDGGWLAR from the coding sequence ATGACCACCGGGACCCCGGACATCTCCGGGAGCCGCACGACAGAGCCCGTCCGTGCCGCTGGGGCCCTGGGACCGGCACCGGCAACCCCCACGACCACCGGCGAGCCCCGCGAGCGGGACATGTTCTCCCTGGCCGGCCGCACCGCGCTGGTCACCGGCAGCCGTACCGGCATCGGCCGCGCCGTCGCCGTAGGTCTCGCACGCGCCGGCGCGGACGTCATCCTGCACGGCCACCACGACGACCTGGACGAGGTGGAGGCCGAGGTCCGCAAGGCCGGCCGCCACGCCTGGCGCTGGATCCACGACCTGTCCGACACCGAAGGACTCCCCGAGGCCGCCGCGACCCTGCTGGAGCGGCACCGGATCGACATCCTCGTCAACAACGCCGGCGTCATCCGCCGCACCCCGGCCGAGGCCCACTCCTACGCCGACTGGCGCGACGTCCTCACCGTGAACCTCGACGCGGTCTTCCTCCTGACCAAGGCCGTCGCCACCCCCATGCTGGACCGCCGCACCGGCAAGATCATCATGATCGCCTCGATGCTGTCCTTCCAAGGCGGCGTCAACGTCCCCGGCTACACCGCCGCGAAACACGCCGTCGCCGGCCTCACCCGGGCCCTGGCCTGCGAGTGGGCCGCCAGGAACGTCCAGGTCAACGCCATAGCCCCCGGCTACATCGCCACCGCCAACACCGAGGCACTGCGCGCCGACCCCGACCGCGAGCCGGCCATCCGCGCGAGGATCCCCGCCGGCCGCTGGGGCACCCCGGACGACCTGGCCGGCGCCGCCGTCTTCCTGGCCTCACCCGCCGCGAGCTACGTCAACGGTCACGTCCTGGCCGTGGACGGCGGCTGGCTGGCCCGCTGA
- a CDS encoding tautomerase family protein codes for MPNITVELLSGRTMDQRREFVAAVTEAAVDILKARREAVRIVFWEIEKSDVANGGTLESDK; via the coding sequence ATGCCGAACATCACCGTCGAGCTGTTGTCGGGTCGAACCATGGACCAGCGCCGCGAGTTCGTGGCGGCGGTCACCGAGGCGGCCGTGGACATCCTGAAGGCACGCAGGGAGGCGGTCCGCATCGTGTTCTGGGAGATCGAGAAGTCGGACGTCGCCAACGGCGGCACCCTGGAGTCGGACAAGTAG
- a CDS encoding NAD-dependent epimerase/dehydratase family protein — translation MVKSVLVTGAAGRIGTCLTEGLPEYGHTLRLLDREPLDHPAFETIRGDVTDPEVLERAMEGVGAVVHLAGVPSTSAPWERVMPANIEGTYQVFEAARRAGVERVVFASSNHAAGFVRRQESVPADVAVAPDSLYGVSKAFGEALGRFYTDRYGMRVAALRIGTFAPRPPLPRALSTWLSPGDMVRLAHACLTSPDLTYAAVWGVSANTRNWWDHAAGRALGYEPQDDAEAYASELPELSPDDPEYAWLGGRVVEA, via the coding sequence ATGGTGAAAAGTGTGCTTGTGACCGGTGCGGCAGGACGGATCGGCACCTGCCTGACCGAAGGACTTCCCGAATACGGCCACACGTTGCGGCTGCTGGACCGCGAACCTCTCGACCACCCGGCCTTCGAGACGATCAGGGGGGACGTCACCGACCCCGAGGTGCTGGAGCGCGCCATGGAGGGAGTCGGCGCCGTCGTGCACCTGGCCGGGGTCCCCTCGACCAGCGCACCCTGGGAGCGGGTCATGCCGGCCAACATCGAGGGCACCTACCAGGTGTTCGAGGCGGCGCGCCGCGCCGGCGTGGAGCGCGTGGTCTTCGCCAGCAGCAACCACGCCGCCGGGTTCGTCCGGCGGCAGGAGAGCGTGCCGGCGGACGTCGCGGTGGCGCCGGACTCGCTGTACGGCGTGTCCAAGGCGTTCGGCGAGGCGCTCGGCCGGTTCTACACCGACCGGTACGGCATGCGCGTCGCGGCGCTGCGCATCGGGACGTTCGCGCCGCGTCCACCGCTGCCGCGCGCGCTGTCCACCTGGCTCAGCCCCGGTGACATGGTGCGGCTCGCGCACGCGTGCCTCACCTCGCCTGATCTCACGTACGCCGCCGTGTGGGGAGTGTCGGCGAATACGCGAAACTGGTGGGACCACGCCGCGGGCCGCGCGCTCGGCTACGAGCCGCAGGACGACGCCGAGGCGTACGCCTCGGAGTTGCCAGAGCTTTCGCCGGACGACCCGGAGTACGCCTGGCTCGGCGGACGCGTCGTGGAGGCCTGA
- a CDS encoding carbohydrate ABC transporter permease: MATEVIPRQAAQAPPDTPPGGAPARHVRDPGRVLRLYVPLGLYLAFTLIPFYWMIVFALRPAGSTSPVPWPITFDHFATVWNDIGYAVFFKNSVIVGVLSLFFTTVIALMGGYALARFRFRGRGLFMVVLLCTQFIPGAMMLIPLFSIFRELGLINSLWSLVVADTVFNLPLSIILMSGFVTAVPFQVEEAAMVDGCSRPRAFFAVVLPQLRPGLIAVGSFAFIHTWNNFLFALMFISRQANFTIPVGLSYTIGEYSADFGALAAGGVVAALPVVCVFAVIQRYLVHGISAGAVKG; this comes from the coding sequence ATGGCGACCGAGGTGATCCCCCGGCAGGCGGCGCAGGCGCCGCCGGACACCCCGCCGGGAGGCGCGCCGGCGCGGCACGTGCGCGACCCCGGCCGGGTGCTGCGGCTGTACGTGCCGCTCGGGCTCTACCTGGCGTTCACCCTGATCCCCTTCTACTGGATGATCGTCTTCGCGCTGCGGCCCGCCGGGTCCACCTCCCCGGTGCCGTGGCCGATCACGTTCGACCACTTCGCCACGGTCTGGAATGACATCGGCTACGCGGTGTTCTTCAAGAACAGCGTGATCGTCGGCGTGCTGTCGCTGTTCTTCACCACCGTGATCGCGCTGATGGGTGGGTACGCGCTCGCGCGGTTCCGGTTCCGGGGCCGCGGGCTGTTCATGGTCGTGCTGCTGTGCACGCAGTTCATCCCCGGCGCCATGATGCTGATCCCGCTGTTCTCGATCTTCCGTGAGCTCGGGCTCATCAACTCGCTGTGGAGCCTCGTCGTCGCGGACACGGTGTTCAACCTGCCGCTGTCCATCATCCTCATGAGCGGCTTCGTCACCGCCGTCCCCTTCCAGGTGGAGGAGGCCGCGATGGTGGACGGCTGCTCACGGCCGCGCGCGTTCTTCGCGGTCGTGCTGCCGCAGCTGCGGCCGGGGCTGATCGCGGTGGGGTCGTTCGCGTTCATCCACACCTGGAACAACTTCCTGTTCGCGCTGATGTTCATCAGCCGGCAGGCCAACTTCACGATCCCCGTCGGCCTGAGCTACACGATCGGGGAGTACAGCGCCGACTTCGGGGCCCTGGCGGCGGGTGGCGTGGTCGCCGCGCTGCCTGTCGTGTGCGTGTTCGCAGTGATTCAGCGCTACCTGGTGCACGGCATCAGCGCCGGTGCCGTGAAGGGGTAG
- the kduI gene encoding 5-dehydro-4-deoxy-D-glucuronate isomerase gives MVETRHATAPDQVPGMTTEQLRARFLAEGLFTPGDVTLVHSHEDRIVIGGASPGDGTLELPCPAELRAEYFLERRELGVVNVGTPGTVTVDGAAYDLGPKECLYAGRGSREVTFTGGPFYLVSTAAHADHPTAKAGLADAEPVHLGGREGSNERTIYKYIHAKGIQSAQLVLGVTVLAAGSMWNTMPCHTHERRTEVYFYFDLPEDQRIVHLMGRSDETRNLIVADRQAVISPCWSVHCGFGTRNYSFVWAMGGENQAYDDMEQVAIGAMR, from the coding sequence ATGGTGGAGACACGGCACGCGACCGCACCCGACCAGGTGCCCGGCATGACAACAGAACAGCTGCGCGCCAGGTTCCTCGCCGAGGGCCTGTTCACCCCCGGGGACGTCACCCTCGTCCACTCCCACGAGGACCGCATCGTGATCGGCGGCGCGTCCCCCGGCGACGGCACCCTGGAGCTGCCGTGTCCCGCTGAGCTGCGTGCCGAGTACTTCCTTGAGAGGCGCGAGCTCGGCGTGGTGAACGTCGGCACCCCCGGCACGGTCACCGTGGACGGCGCCGCGTACGACCTCGGCCCCAAGGAGTGCCTGTACGCCGGCCGCGGCTCACGTGAGGTCACCTTCACCGGCGGCCCGTTCTACCTGGTCTCCACCGCCGCGCACGCCGACCACCCGACCGCCAAGGCCGGCCTCGCCGACGCCGAGCCCGTCCACCTCGGCGGCCGGGAAGGCTCCAACGAGCGCACCATCTACAAGTACATCCACGCCAAAGGCATCCAGAGCGCACAACTGGTGCTCGGCGTGACCGTCCTCGCCGCCGGCAGCATGTGGAACACCATGCCGTGCCACACCCACGAGCGCCGCACCGAGGTCTACTTCTACTTCGACCTCCCCGAGGACCAGCGGATCGTCCACCTCATGGGCCGTTCCGACGAGACCCGCAACCTGATCGTCGCCGACCGCCAGGCCGTCATCTCCCCCTGCTGGTCCGTGCACTGCGGCTTCGGCACCCGCAACTACTCCTTCGTCTGGGCCATGGGTGGCGAGAACCAGGCCTACGACGACATGGAACAGGTCGCGATCGGCGCGATGCGATGA